The following is a genomic window from Deinococcus reticulitermitis.
TCGAGGCGCGCGGGCTGCACAAGGTGGCCGTGAGCACCGACGCGCGCACCCGTGACTTTCTCGCCGCGCTGGAGCCGAGCTATATCCGGCTCGCCAAGCGGCGGGAAGACCTGCGGGTGCTGTTTCTCGAAGCCAACGCCGAGGTGCTGCTCGGGCGCTATAACCTCAGCCGCCGCGAGCACCCGCTCGGCGACACGTTGATGGTCGATTTCGCGCGGGAACGCGACTTGCTCGCTCCTCTGCGCGCGATGGCCGACACGGTGATTGATACCACCAACCTCACGGCCAAGCAGCTTTCCGAGCGGGTGATGAAGCTCTTCCGGCTGGAGCAGGCCTTCACGCTGCGGCTGCTGAGTTTCGGCTTCAAGCATGCCCCACCCAGAGACGCCGACCTCGTGCTCGACGTGCGCTCGCTCCCCAACCCCTACTACGATCCGGCGCTGCGCCCGAAGTCGGGCTTGGAAGCGGACGTGGCCGCCTACGTTTTCCAGAACGAGGAAGCCGAGCAGTTTTATACCGAGCTGCGCGACTTCGTTCAGATCGCGGCGGACCGGGCGCGGGGCGCGGGCAGGCAAAGCTACACGGTGGCGATCGGCTGCACGGGCGGACAGCACCGCTCGGTGGCAGTGACGGCCCGGCTGGCGCACGAACTCAAGGGCGTGGATGCGGAGGTGACCGATCACCGCGACATGAAACTGGGGGAATACACGTGACGCCCGGGCCGGAGCGAGGGCGTTCAAACGATCAAGGGGGACCACAGAGCCGTGAGGGGTGCCCTTCTTCTCGCGGTGTCCTCTGGATACAGGCTTCAGCGGAGCCTGTATGAGCGCTTCACCGCTGCGCCCGGAGAAGAGAGGCGAGCGCAAGCCGCTGCCCACCTCCCAGACCCTGGCGGCCACCCCGCCGCCAACCCTCCCCGAGCGGGGCGCGGTGACGCGCGGCAAGCAGGCGCGTCGTCGGGCGCGGATGTGGCTCGAACCCGGCCTGGGGGTCAAGCGCTGGCTGCTGGTGTTTGCAGTGTGCACGTTCATCGGCGCCGTGGCGTTTCTCCATTTCACCTGGACCGGGCCGCTGCATCCCCTCGCCACCAAGTGGATCCTGTGGCTCAACCACCTGACCAACCCGGAGGTGATGCCGCTCTACATCACGGGCATCGTCGTGATGGGGCTCTCGCTGGCCGGCGCACTGCTCTCGATCTCGATGATCAGCCGCGCGATGCTGCGCGGCACGGGAACAGCGCCCGAAACTGCCGTGGACGTGCTTTACGAGCGCCACACCCTCGCGCGCGGGCCGCGGGTGGTGGCGGTGGGGGGCGGCACCGGGCTCTCGAACCTGCTCAGCGGGCTCAAGAGCCACACCTCCAACATCACGGCGGTCGTGACGGTGGCCGACGACGGCGGGTCGAGCGGGCGGCTGCGCAAGTCGCTGGAGATGGTGGCGCCCGGCGACCTCACCGACTGCTACGCGGCGCTTTCCGACAGCCCGGTGCTCGCGCGGCTGCTGCTGCACCGCTTCGGGCGCGGCGAGGGGTTGGAAGGCCACACCTTCGGCAACCTGCTGCTCGCCACGCTGAGCGAGGAACAGGGGGGGCTCGGCACCGCGATGCAGGACATCCACGACGTGCTCAACGTGCGCGGGCAGGTGTTCCCGGCGACCACCCGGCAGGTCACGCTGCTCGCCGAGCTTGAAGACGGCCGCACCGTGCGCGGCGAGAGCCAGTTCGCAGCCCGGATCCCACCCTCACGAATCCGGCGGGTGCGCCTGGAGCCGGAAAACCCGCCAGCGCTCACCCAGGTTCTCGAAGCGGTGGGAGGCGCCGAGCTGATCGTGCTGGGGCCGGGGAGCCTCTTTACCTCCATCATCCCGGCGCTGCTCGTGCCCGACATCGCGCGCGCGGTGCGTGAGTCGCCAGCGCCGCTCGTCTACGTCGCCTCGCTGATGACTGAGCCGGGCGAGACCGACGGTCTGTCGCTGCATGACCACGTGCAGGCCGTCACCTTCCACCTCGGACGCACCCCCGACTGGGTCCTGATGAACGACGCGCCCATCGACGAAGACGTGCGCGAGCGCTACCACGCCGAGGGCGCCGAGGTGATCGACCTGCGCGGCGCCGGGCGTGACCTGCAAAGCCGCGTGCGCTGGGCCCCAGTCGTGCAGCCCGGCACGGCGCGCCACGCCCCGAGCGCCCTGGCCCGCGCGCTGCTGGAGCTGCATCCCAAGACCCGCTGAACTTTTTCACGGGCGGGAGATCCACAGGAGCGGTCCCCGGCCAGCCTCTGAGTGCCCGGCCAGCCTCCGAGGGGGGGGCGGGATCTGTAGCAGAGGGGGACGTGCCGCTGTGGAGGGGGCGCCTATACTCCGGGCCGCCATGACGACCCCCTCTCCTCTTTCTCTTTCCCCTGGCAGCTCCGGCACCCGGTCGCCCAAGGTCGCTGTGCTGTGTCACACAGGGGCGGGCGGCTCGGGCGTGGTCGCCACCGAACTCGGGCTGGAGGTTTCGCGCGCCGGCTACGAGGTGCATTTTGTCGGCACCGCGATGCCCTTTCGTCTGACCGAGAGCCAGGGCCTGCGCGGGCCCTACTTCCACCAGATCAGCGGCTTCGCCTACGCCCTGTTCGAGCAGCCTTACCCCGAGCTGAGCGCCGCCAACACCCTCACCGAGGTGATTCAGGAACACGGGGTGGACCTCACGCACGCGCACTACGCGATTCCGCACGCCTCGGCGGCGCTGCACGCGAGGTCGATCACGCGCCGGGGCAAGGTCATGACCACCCTGCACGGCACCGACGTGACGCTGGTGGGCGCCGAGCCGACCTTTCGCCACACCACCCGGCACGCGATCGAGCGCAGCGACCACGTCACCGCCGTCTCGCACTCGCTTGCGGGGGAAACGCGCGAGATGTTCGGCATCGAGCGCGAGATCGAGGTGATTCACAACTTCGTCGACTCCGAGCGCTTCCACCGCATCACCGACCCCGGGGTCCGCGCCCGTTTCGCGCATCCGGAAGAAGCATTGATCGTGCACGTCAGCAACTTCCGGCCCATCAAGCGGGTGGAGGACGTGGTGCAGGTCTTCGCACGCATCGCCTCCGAGATCCCGGCGCGGCTCCTGATGATCGGAGACGGCCCGGAGCGCGCCCGCGCCTTCGAGCTCGCGCGTGACCTCGGCGTGATCGGACGCACGCAGTTCCTGGGGTCTTTCCCCGACGTTCAGACGGTGCTCGGGATCTGCGACCTCTTCTTGCTCACGAGTTCGCACGAGAGTTTCGGCCTCGCCGCGCTCGAAGCGATGGCCTGCGAGGCTCCGGTCGTCGCCTCGAATGCGGGCGGCATCCCCGAGGTGGTCGAGGACGGCGTGAGCGGCTTTCTCTCGCCCATCGGAGACGTGGACGGCATGGCGCACCACGCGCTGCGCATTCTGCGCGACTCCGCGACCTACCAGCGGATGGGCCGCGCCGCGCGCGAGCGGGCCGTCACCCACTTTCACCCGCGATTGATCGTGCCGCAGTACCTCGCGGCCTACGCACGCACAGCGTCGCAGGGCGAGGGTTGAGCGCGCCGCGCGGCCCCCGGGTGGACATTCACGCTGCCCCCGGCACTCCACTGCTGGCCGCTCCGGGACGGCGGCGCGCGGCGTCCGGGTGAGGGCCCGACCACCGCTCTGAAGCTGCGCTACGCTGCGCCGCATGGCTGACCGCGCTCCTTCCCCGCACGACTCGGGCGGGTGGGTCGTGCTGGCGTTCGGCGCCCTGCTGCTGGCCTTCGCGGTGCCCGAGTGGCGGGCCGTGGCCGGGGGTGGAGCGGCGCTGGCGCTGGGCTTGTGGGTGATCGGCTGGCTGTTCGGCGGGCCAGGTGGGGGGCGGCGCGGGGCGGCCACGGTTCACGACCCGGCCCAGCTTTCCCCGCGCGAGTTCGAGCTGTGGGTGGCGGGACTGTTTGCCGCGCTTCCGGGCTGGCAGGCCGAGGCGACGCGGAGCAGTGCCGATCAGGGCGCCGACGTGCTCGCTTCTGGCCCCGGCGGGGTGAGGCTGGCGGTGCAGGTCAAGCGCTACCGCGCGCCGGTGGGCAACGGCGCGGTGCAGGCGATCGTGGCGAGCAAGGCGCTCTACGGCTGCACCCGTGCGGTGGTGATCACGAGTGGCCCCGGCTACACCCGAGCCGCCCAGGAACTCGCCCGCGCCAACGGGGTGGGGCTATGGGGCCGCGCGGAACTTGAAACCCTGCACCTGTGCGCGCAGCGGCGCCGGGCGCTGCCTCCGGAACTGCTGCCCACCCCGGCGAGCGGAACCCGCATTCCGAAAAAGGGCCGGGGAAACCGTTAAACTCCGGATCATGAGCGTGCCTGCCGCCCCGCGCGACCTGCGTAACCCCAGCGAAGTCCCCACCGATCAGAGCGAGCGCTACCGCTACAAGTTCGGTCAGGAGGGCATCACCTTCGACGACGTGCTGCTCCAGCCCCGGCACTCCCAGGTGCTGCCGCACGAGGTGGACATCTCAGCGCAGTTGACCCGGCGCGTGCGGCTGAATCTCCCCTTCGTCTCGGCAGCGATGGACACGGTGACCGAAACCGCGATGGCGATTGCCCTGGCGCGCGAGGGCGGGCTCGGCGTGATTCACAAGAATATGGGGATCGACGCCCAGGCCGAGATGGTCCGCAAGGTCAAGCGCAGTGAGAGCGGCATGATTGTCGATCCCATCACGCTGCCTCCCTCCGCGACGGTGGGCGACGCCGACCGCCTGATGGGCGAGTACCGCATCAGCGGCGTGCCGATCACCGACCCCCAGGGCAAGTTGCTCGGCATCATCACCAACCGCGACATGCGCTTTGTCGACGACCTCTCCACCCCGGTCAGCGAGGTGATGACCCACGAGGACCTGATCACCGTGTCGGTGGGCACCACGCTGGAGCAGGCGCACGCGATTTTCCGCCAGCACCGCATCGAGAAGCTGCTCGTGACCGACGAGGCGGGGATGCTGCGCGGCCTGATCACCATCAAGGACCTCACCAAGCGCCTCAAGTACCCCAACGCCGCCAAGGACGACCTCGGGCGGCTGCGGGTGGCCGCCGCGATCGGCGTGAGCCCGGAGCTGATGGACCGCGCCGCAGCGCTCGTGGCGGCCGGCGCCGACGTGCTTGTGCTCGACTCGGCGCACGGCCACAGCCAGGGCATCCTGACGGCCCTGACGCGGGTCAAGGACACCTTCGACGTGGACGTGATCGCCGGCAACGTCGCCACCCGCCAGGGCGCGCGGGACCTGATTCTGGCCGGCGCCGACGCGGTGAAGGTGGGCATCGGGCCGGGCAGCATCTGCACCACCCGCGTCGTGACGGGCGTTGGCGTTCCGCAGATCACCGCGATTTTCGAGGCCTCGGCGGCGGCGCTCGAAGCCGGCATTCCGGTGATCGCCGACGGCGGCATCAAGCAGACCGGCGACGTGCCCAAGGCGATCGCGGCGGGTGCGAGCGCCGTGATGATGGGCTCGATGCTCGCTGGTACCGACGAAGCACCCGGCGAGACGATTCTGCGCGACGGGCGGCGTTACAAGTCCTACCGGGGCATGGGCAGCCTGGGCGCGATGGACCAGGGCAGCGCCGACCGCTACTTCCAGGTGGGCCGCAAGTTCGTGCCCGAGGGCATCGAAGGCATCGTGGCGTACAAGGGCACGGCGGGCGAGGTGCTCTATCAGTTCGCTGGCGGCCTGAAAAGCTCGATGGGCTACTGCGGCGCCCCGGACCTGCAAAC
Proteins encoded in this region:
- the rapZ gene encoding RNase adapter RapZ, yielding MPFVIVSGLSGSGKSTALRTLEDAGFFITDNLPPELWTAMHDLVEARGLHKVAVSTDARTRDFLAALEPSYIRLAKRREDLRVLFLEANAEVLLGRYNLSRREHPLGDTLMVDFARERDLLAPLRAMADTVIDTTNLTAKQLSERVMKLFRLEQAFTLRLLSFGFKHAPPRDADLVLDVRSLPNPYYDPALRPKSGLEADVAAYVFQNEEAEQFYTELRDFVQIAADRARGAGRQSYTVAIGCTGGQHRSVAVTARLAHELKGVDAEVTDHRDMKLGEYT
- a CDS encoding gluconeogenesis factor YvcK family protein, whose product is MSASPLRPEKRGERKPLPTSQTLAATPPPTLPERGAVTRGKQARRRARMWLEPGLGVKRWLLVFAVCTFIGAVAFLHFTWTGPLHPLATKWILWLNHLTNPEVMPLYITGIVVMGLSLAGALLSISMISRAMLRGTGTAPETAVDVLYERHTLARGPRVVAVGGGTGLSNLLSGLKSHTSNITAVVTVADDGGSSGRLRKSLEMVAPGDLTDCYAALSDSPVLARLLLHRFGRGEGLEGHTFGNLLLATLSEEQGGLGTAMQDIHDVLNVRGQVFPATTRQVTLLAELEDGRTVRGESQFAARIPPSRIRRVRLEPENPPALTQVLEAVGGAELIVLGPGSLFTSIIPALLVPDIARAVRESPAPLVYVASLMTEPGETDGLSLHDHVQAVTFHLGRTPDWVLMNDAPIDEDVRERYHAEGAEVIDLRGAGRDLQSRVRWAPVVQPGTARHAPSALARALLELHPKTR
- the bshA gene encoding N-acetyl-alpha-D-glucosaminyl L-malate synthase BshA; translation: MTTPSPLSLSPGSSGTRSPKVAVLCHTGAGGSGVVATELGLEVSRAGYEVHFVGTAMPFRLTESQGLRGPYFHQISGFAYALFEQPYPELSAANTLTEVIQEHGVDLTHAHYAIPHASAALHARSITRRGKVMTTLHGTDVTLVGAEPTFRHTTRHAIERSDHVTAVSHSLAGETREMFGIEREIEVIHNFVDSERFHRITDPGVRARFAHPEEALIVHVSNFRPIKRVEDVVQVFARIASEIPARLLMIGDGPERARAFELARDLGVIGRTQFLGSFPDVQTVLGICDLFLLTSSHESFGLAALEAMACEAPVVASNAGGIPEVVEDGVSGFLSPIGDVDGMAHHALRILRDSATYQRMGRAARERAVTHFHPRLIVPQYLAAYARTASQGEG
- a CDS encoding restriction endonuclease, whose amino-acid sequence is MADRAPSPHDSGGWVVLAFGALLLAFAVPEWRAVAGGGAALALGLWVIGWLFGGPGGGRRGAATVHDPAQLSPREFELWVAGLFAALPGWQAEATRSSADQGADVLASGPGGVRLAVQVKRYRAPVGNGAVQAIVASKALYGCTRAVVITSGPGYTRAAQELARANGVGLWGRAELETLHLCAQRRRALPPELLPTPASGTRIPKKGRGNR
- the guaB gene encoding IMP dehydrogenase, with the protein product MSVPAAPRDLRNPSEVPTDQSERYRYKFGQEGITFDDVLLQPRHSQVLPHEVDISAQLTRRVRLNLPFVSAAMDTVTETAMAIALAREGGLGVIHKNMGIDAQAEMVRKVKRSESGMIVDPITLPPSATVGDADRLMGEYRISGVPITDPQGKLLGIITNRDMRFVDDLSTPVSEVMTHEDLITVSVGTTLEQAHAIFRQHRIEKLLVTDEAGMLRGLITIKDLTKRLKYPNAAKDDLGRLRVAAAIGVSPELMDRAAALVAAGADVLVLDSAHGHSQGILTALTRVKDTFDVDVIAGNVATRQGARDLILAGADAVKVGIGPGSICTTRVVTGVGVPQITAIFEASAAALEAGIPVIADGGIKQTGDVPKAIAAGASAVMMGSMLAGTDEAPGETILRDGRRYKSYRGMGSLGAMDQGSADRYFQVGRKFVPEGIEGIVAYKGTAGEVLYQFAGGLKSSMGYCGAPDLQTLRDTAQFVRITGASLVESHPHGVTITKEAPNYGGR